Genomic segment of Chelmon rostratus isolate fCheRos1 chromosome 2, fCheRos1.pri, whole genome shotgun sequence:
CTTGATCACGTCAGCGTCTTTCTGCCTGGCTGATTAGAGTCAGCATTATCTCAAATAAACCGCggttttgctctgtttgtcaCGTATAGCAACAATTTGATAGAAATCCAAAGATCGGCTCCTTTTTTATCCACCTAGAAGTTGCTGTCCAGCTGTTGTTCTTTTGCATTGCCCCTGCATCACTttatcacatgcacacagagatcATATGACCTGCTGCTTGCACATATGGACGTGATATGATGCAACATTCAAGCAACCttttgcactcacacacatgcacatgcacatcagTATTTATAAGAGTATTATTACTAAAGAGAAAGTCCGGCAACCACAAATGTGCTCTCATTAATGGCTATTACGACTTGAGAGCCCTTTATAAAGAGTGCCTTATAAGAAAGTTGCACTGAACATTGTCCCAACTACACCCAGCTACCCACCATGCACTTCTTCTTTCCTGGATGTCCCAGAACAAGCCCTACGAGGCTTTCTCCAGTCTGACCTGGTGCTCAGCGTGCACCAGCCCGGCACGCCGTATCCCCAGCTCAGCTGTGAGCTCCACTGGGACTGTTTGTAATGTGCCATGGACGAACCCCAGCACTTAAACACTGTAATCAGAGCCAGAGCAGGATATTGGCTAAATTACACATGAAAGCAGGGACATTTGAAGGAAGCTTGAGCACTAAATATTATGATAAATTACGGCCTAATACGGGAAGATAAGTTACAGCTAAACAAGAATAATACAGGCTCGCACGCAGCGGGGGAGGGAAGTGTTTCTAATGCAGAGTTGCACTTATTTTGGAAAACACATATGTTAAAGGCATCTATAAACATTTGACAAATCGGTCTCAGCTCAAGCTCCATTTAGTTGCTATTCTGGTGCTTTCAATCATGTCACATgagcttcatcagcagatttttttttatgttgttgtttcgGAACCACGACTGTAAATTTCCAGCTTGGTCTGAGTACTTTCAAGACCCTGAAAGGTTCAGTTCAAATCTTAAATACTTCTCCATCACATTAACCAGTAACCACGTCTCCATAACATGTTAATGactgaataagaaaaaaaaaacaaaaaaaaacaaaacattggttattatttattttgagtttAACACTCACAAAAAAAGCAGATCTACTTCACCAGTGTTGAGTGTAGATATGGTTTGACTGACAGAGGCAGTATGAGCAAACAAcctcacattcacactcacattttgACTCAAGCACTGCGGCCGGCGCACACATCACCTTTTCCCTTTTTGACctctttatgctatgctaagctaactgccactggctccagcttcatattcaaCAGACGGGTGTGAGGAtggtattaatcttctcacGTAACTCTCACcaaaaaaagaaggaggaggagaagaagaagaagaagaagaagaagaagaagaagaagaagcatatTTCCCCAGAtgctgaactgttcctttaattcTTCAGGTCATCAACTAGAAAATGCAGGTGTAGACGTGATTCTGTGTTCGCTGATTGTCAAACTTTCACCTTTTTATTCCAAATCTACACTTTGGATTGGGTTTGCCAGACTTGCCCTCCGCCCCCCTCACCCAGTCCCATCACCACCATCCCCCACATACCATGCACCTTCACCCTTTCagccacccccccacccctctcctcccgAACCCCTCTAAGTGGATACCCCACAGGAAGGGCTTCTCCAGGGGGGAAATGGGTCCCAGATGTCCGCCTTTGTGCCACTACAGGCTCCTCGGGAGGGATGGAGCCGTGGAAGGGTGGGTatggggtggaggagggtgtAATGTGCTGTGTGCAAACATCAAGAACAGCAGCCAGGAGGGTGAAGAAACTCCCGGGGTGAAGGTGAGGAGGAATTTAATGATTGGTTCCTTTTGTCGAGCCAGTGTGGATTTCCAAACACATCATTTATGATTGGTCACACCGCCGCGCTCCTACCAGCTGAGTGCGTCACCGCGGCGCTTCGACGCTTCGGCGTGTGATGGTAATTGAATTGACTGCATTACGAACTTAGAGaaactgttttccttttttttcctttcctggaGGACTTCAAAAGCATCGACATGGCCGCTCTTCAGTGCAGTCAGGACCTGACCATATGTTgtagagacagaaacagacaataCATCGGTCTTCTTTGATATCCAAGCCCCCacccctgcatgtgtgtgtgtgtgtcagccaatatatattgatatatacTGATATGTGCATGATCTATTTTCAGCTCCAGAAAGGGTTAATTACGACCCCCACGGAAATAAAACGAGGACGAGAGCAGGGCCTGAGTGTTTAGTGAAACATTATGTCAAGACTCTGacaaggaaatgaaatgtgcaacatCAATCAGCCTATGAGGACAGAGATCAAACGAACCTCCACACTCCTGCATCTGGTTCTGTTTGGACAGcctcacttttttcccccttctccctctcctttcttctccttttctttttccccttttcttatTCTTCTCccgttctctctccctctcttttctcctctcccttgCGCCACGACATTCCTGCAGGCCTACTCGCTTCGTTAGCTCATTCTTTCCATGATGGTGGCACGAAGCCACGCGTTCGCTAAAGGTAAGCGGCAGCTCCCGAGATTAGCCTCAGCAACAATGACTTTCCTGTCCCTCCGCTGTCTCCACCAGAGCTCCCAATAAGCCCCAATTGTAATACCAGTTAATCCTGAGGTTGACTCTGCCTGTTATGTAAATACAACTTCATATAAttcactgtctctgtccatgGCCTTGCTTTGATGGCCagatgagttgttttttttcttcttcttccaagTTGATTGAACCCAACTGGGATCGAGCTACTTTCCGTTCGGCGTCCCTCTCTGAATGAAATGTAAACCAGTGCAATCATGGGGCTCATCAAAAATCTTCTGAACTGCTCTCTGCACATTCGCTCTGTCAAATGCCGCCGCAATCACACCCAAATTGTTGGCTAGAAGCCGTCAAGCAGCGTGTCAAGAACGATACGAGGTTTTGCTCGCGACCCAGGAAACGTCTGCCGGTGTACAATATCTCTGACCGCCTTGCCCCTGCGGCAGCATATAGCTTCTCTGGACAGCGGGCGCgaattttcatcatttttggaAACACGAAAGAGGCATcggcttgaaaaaaaaatgtttggagGTGCTGAAATGGTAAAGGCTACCATTAAGTATGCTGTCATCAAAAAGTACCAAATTTCTACAGCGCAGAGCGACGGAAAACTCCCCACAAGATTTCTCTGCAGTGATCCACACATGAGTCACTCAAGTCGTGACGCATGAAggtataaacaaacacaacgtTGGGAAACTGATTTGGATTCAAAGGTAGATTTACGCAAGATGGAGTCATTTGTTCAGATTTTCGCTTGTTTTACCTTGGTGTCTAAACACAGACTGAGCAAACACGAGCCTGCGATCATCATCGTTTTCTCAGGAGGGCCGGTCTGCTGTGTCATGACTGCCAGcgtgttgaaaatgtgtttaagtgGCTGCAGACCCAGATGGGTTCGCGGTGTGGAGGAACATGTGTCGGCTCTGCCTCGAGGCCGTGGATGGCACAATTAGGTGCTCTCTCACCTCTGCGGGCTGAGGTCAGTGGGCCACCGAGGTCAGGGGTTATTCAGGGTCCCGTCTGCGCTCCCCTCCCGAGCCTGCCGTAGATGACTGGGACAGCTGACGTCAGCGGTGATGTTCTTTCATTGAGAACTTCCCTGAACCAGGCTCCTGTTAGGTGTTTGATGGTGCATGTCTGGGGAGGGTGTGGTAGCTCAGCGTACATCAGAGTTAACAGACACAATCACATGTCAGGAAAAAGCTCATCTCGGGAAATTCTTTCCAGAATGCACAACCTCACGTTTTCTCTCAGATCTGCTTAAAGCTGCTGCGGCCGAACAGATTTACGAAaaatccttttcattttttttgcattgcagtACATTGACTATAAAGCCTCCCTCAGCTTTTTAATCAGCAGTCTTCTCACATAGTGGACCGTGGTTTAACAGATTTATTCCTACAGTGTCTGTTTATCAGCATGATAAAACTGTTGATGTGAACTCCCACTTGTTCTCATGTTAAAGGACAGAATGAGGAACTTTTAGCGCTACACATGTGATTGATCACTTTTATGTGACACACTCAAAAAACACTTGAAGAGTGTGAGtgcatgaaaatattcagtattgAAGTTTATGCTGATTCCTGTCTGAATTAAAAGCTTTAGAACAGTTTCTCTCTTCATAATGATTTGATGAACGAGAATGCAGACACAAGGGTGCATGTGGACTGACGCCCCAGCCCAAATCTGGAACCCATAAAGCCTCAGACATCTCTGCAACATTAGACACAGCTCTTCTTATTGGCTGAGAGGGCCACCTCTATCGCCCGCCCAGCCAACGCACACTTCCTGCTTCTCTGCCTGGCCCAGGCCGAACCACGCCCTCTGGAAGTCCGCAGAGCCAAACAGAACTGCCTGCAGGCCCCGGGTTAGTGTTTGGGTATAAAAGAGGCGGAGGTGGACCTGCCTGTCAGAcggtttgttgttgttctctctGCCAGGTTGAGAGGGGAATGTGAAAGTGAGAAATTCAACAAGGTAACCAGGAAATAGGACAAGCACAGCGACGTCCAGTCTGATGGCGTTTCAGAAGCCCTAACTTTCTTTGACAAAAGAGAAGACTTTTGTTACACGAGCTCGTCAAGTTCAGGTTTGTTGCCGCGTGACAAAGAGCATCACAGCGTCCTGTGTTTGCAGTGGAGGTTAAAAGGCTGTTGGTGGACAGTACAATGAGAGAAGAGGTGTCCTGCACCAACTCCCCTGAAGGAGGTCTGGGGGCCAGCGAGGAGGAACTGGAAAGGGGATCGAAGAAGTCCCACCAGCAAGGAAATCGAAAACGTTCCCCTTACCCCAAGAAGGACAGCCTCGGtcaggcagaggagagcagcaccGGCAGCCCCAACAGCCTGCTGCCGTCTGGGCCGAAGAGGCCGAAGAAAAGCCCTTCGACGGTTGTCTCGTTGGCCCCCACGTCGCTGGGCCCCAGGCTGGACCAGCCCTTCGAGGACCTCCACTCTCAGCGTGTCATCGCCAACGTGCGGGAGCGTCAGCGCACTCAG
This window contains:
- the LOC121619846 gene encoding twist-related protein 2-like; translated protein: MREEVSCTNSPEGGLGASEEELERGSKKSHQQGNRKRSPYPKKDSLGQAEESSTGSPNSLLPSGPKRPKKSPSTVVSLAPTSLGPRLDQPFEDLHSQRVIANVRERQRTQSLNDAFASLRKIIPTLPSDKLSKIQILKLASRYIDFLYQVLQSDEMDAKLASCNYLAHERLSYAFSVWRMEGAWAMSTSH